From one Streptomyces mobaraensis genomic stretch:
- the mmuM gene encoding homocysteine S-methyltransferase — MTPPRTPLAAALARGPLVLDGGLSNQLEAQGCDLSDALWSARLLMDGPEQIERAHGAYVWAGARVLITAGYQATFEGFARRGVGREEAAGLLRRGVALARRAAAEGEREVWVAASVGPYGAMLADGSEYRGRYGLGVAELERFHRPRIEVLAAAGPDVLALETVPDADEGRALLRAVRGCGVPVWLSYSCAGGRTRAGQPLGEAFALAAGNDQVVAVGVNCCEPGEVEEAVRVAARVTGKPVVVYPNSGEGWDDQERRWRGRPAFDAGRVDAWLAAGARLIGGCCRVGPERIAELAARMAGRD, encoded by the coding sequence ATGACCCCACCCCGCACACCGCTCGCCGCCGCGCTCGCGCGCGGGCCGCTCGTCCTCGACGGCGGGCTGTCCAACCAACTGGAGGCGCAGGGCTGCGACCTGTCCGACGCGCTCTGGTCGGCCCGGCTGCTGATGGACGGGCCGGAGCAGATCGAGCGGGCGCACGGGGCCTATGTATGGGCGGGGGCGCGGGTGCTCATCACCGCCGGCTACCAGGCCACCTTCGAAGGGTTCGCCCGGCGGGGTGTCGGCCGGGAGGAGGCCGCCGGGCTGCTGCGGCGCGGCGTCGCACTGGCGCGGCGGGCGGCGGCCGAGGGGGAGCGGGAGGTGTGGGTCGCCGCGTCCGTCGGCCCGTACGGGGCGATGCTCGCGGACGGCAGTGAGTACCGGGGGCGGTACGGGCTGGGGGTGGCGGAGTTGGAGCGCTTCCACCGGCCGCGGATCGAGGTGCTGGCCGCGGCCGGGCCGGACGTCCTGGCGCTGGAGACGGTGCCGGACGCCGACGAGGGGCGGGCGCTGCTGCGGGCCGTGCGCGGGTGCGGGGTGCCGGTCTGGCTGTCGTACAGCTGCGCCGGCGGGCGGACCCGGGCCGGGCAGCCGCTGGGGGAGGCGTTCGCGCTCGCCGCGGGGAACGACCAGGTCGTCGCCGTGGGCGTCAACTGCTGTGAACCGGGCGAGGTGGAGGAGGCCGTGCGGGTCGCGGCGCGAGTGACCGGGAAGCCGGTCGTGGTGTATCCGAACAGTGGGGAGGGGTGGGATGACCAGGAACGGCGGTGGCGGGGGCGGCCCGCCTTCGACGCCGGGCGGGTGGACGCCTGGTTGGCCGCGGGGGCGCGGCTTATCGGTGGCTGCTGCCGCGTCGGGCCGGAGCGGATCGCGGAGCTGGCCGCCCGGATGGCGGGGCGGGACTGA
- a CDS encoding LLM class F420-dependent oxidoreductase gives MDLRIFTEPQQGASYDTLLTVAKATEDLGFDAFFRSDHYLAMGSSNGLPGPTDAWITLAGLARETRRIRLGTLMTAGTFRLPGVLAIQVAQVDRMSGGRVELGLGAGWYEAEHTAYGIPFPKEKFGRLEEQLAIVTGLWETEVGATFDFDGEYYRLADSPALPKPAQTKVPVLIGGLGASRTPRLAARYADEFNVPFASVADSERQFGRVRAAAEEAGRKPDDLVYSNALVVCVGKDDAQVARRAAAIGREVDELKANGLAGSPAQVVDKIGRYAEIGASRVYLQILDLDDLDHLELISAEVQAQLG, from the coding sequence ATGGACCTGCGCATCTTCACCGAGCCCCAGCAGGGGGCGAGCTACGACACCCTCCTCACCGTCGCCAAGGCCACCGAGGACCTCGGCTTCGACGCCTTCTTCCGCTCCGACCACTATCTGGCCATGGGCTCCTCCAACGGACTGCCCGGCCCGACCGACGCCTGGATCACCCTGGCCGGGCTGGCCCGGGAGACCCGGCGGATCCGGCTCGGGACGCTGATGACCGCGGGTACCTTCCGGCTGCCGGGCGTGCTGGCCATCCAGGTGGCACAGGTCGACCGGATGTCGGGCGGCCGCGTCGAGCTGGGACTGGGCGCGGGCTGGTACGAGGCGGAGCACACGGCGTACGGCATCCCCTTCCCCAAGGAGAAGTTCGGGCGCCTGGAGGAGCAGCTCGCGATCGTCACGGGACTGTGGGAGACGGAGGTGGGCGCGACGTTCGACTTCGACGGTGAGTACTACCGGCTGGCCGATTCGCCGGCCCTGCCCAAGCCCGCCCAGACCAAGGTGCCGGTGCTGATCGGTGGCCTGGGGGCGTCCCGGACACCGCGGCTCGCCGCCCGCTACGCCGACGAGTTCAACGTCCCCTTCGCGTCCGTGGCGGACAGTGAGCGGCAGTTCGGACGGGTGCGGGCGGCCGCGGAGGAGGCGGGGCGCAAGCCGGACGACCTGGTGTACTCCAACGCCCTGGTGGTGTGCGTGGGCAAGGACGACGCCCAGGTGGCACGGCGGGCGGCGGCCATTGGACGGGAGGTCGACGAGCTCAAGGCCAACGGCCTGGCGGGGTCCCCGGCCCAGGTGGTCGACAAGATCGGCCGGTACGCGGAGATCGGGGCGTCCCGGGTCTACCTCCAGATTCTGGACCTGGACGACCTCGACCACCTGGAACTGATCTCCGCCGAGGTCCAGGCGCAGCTGGGCTGA
- a CDS encoding DUF6099 family protein, which produces MDALRLIEATRLALAEARTMQDIVAEAWQTQALAQAVGGHLAAHGPFEARAAACGLSEAGGRASGALRQVALRSGGLRAARLSAVRDPWGVLTGLAALLGDVGIALVGVACACEEDGLYWQCIEAIDAADETGDRVGGLLRRLALRERGGAA; this is translated from the coding sequence ATGGACGCACTGCGGTTGATCGAGGCCACCCGGCTCGCCCTGGCCGAAGCCAGGACGATGCAGGACATCGTCGCCGAGGCATGGCAGACCCAAGCCTTGGCCCAGGCTGTGGGTGGTCACCTGGCCGCGCACGGTCCCTTCGAGGCGCGGGCCGCGGCGTGCGGGCTGAGCGAGGCCGGCGGCCGGGCCTCCGGGGCGCTGCGGCAGGTCGCCCTGCGCTCCGGAGGCTTACGCGCGGCGCGGCTCTCGGCCGTCCGCGACCCCTGGGGGGTGCTGACGGGCCTCGCCGCGCTCCTCGGTGACGTGGGTATCGCCCTGGTCGGCGTGGCCTGTGCCTGCGAGGAGGACGGCCTCTACTGGCAGTGCATCGAAGCCATAGACGCGGCCGACGAGACCGGGGACCGGGTGGGCGGGCTGCTGAGACGGCTCGCCCTGCGGGAGAGAGGGGGCGCCGCATGA
- a CDS encoding nucleotide pyrophosphohydrolase has translation MTEHHGVQDLDALRRRLADFAAARDWQPFHTPKNLAAALSVEASELLEIFQWLTPEESARVMADSGTAERVKDEVADVLAYLLQFCDVLGVDVLAALSAKIERNERRFPVVEERSNIRQGSPDRHSPE, from the coding sequence ATGACCGAGCACCACGGGGTCCAGGACCTCGACGCCCTGCGGCGCCGGCTGGCGGACTTCGCCGCCGCGCGCGACTGGCAGCCCTTCCACACTCCCAAGAACCTCGCGGCGGCGCTCAGCGTCGAGGCGTCCGAACTCCTGGAGATCTTCCAGTGGCTGACGCCCGAGGAATCCGCGCGTGTGATGGCGGACTCAGGCACGGCGGAACGGGTGAAGGACGAGGTCGCGGACGTGCTCGCCTATCTCCTGCAGTTCTGCGACGTGTTGGGGGTCGACGTCCTGGCCGCGCTCTCCGCCAAGATCGAAAGGAACGAGCGGCGGTTTCCGGTAGTGGAGGAGCGATCGAACATCCGTCAGGGTTCGCCGGATCGTCACTCTCCGGAGTGA
- a CDS encoding AAA family ATPase, protein MSVASHGPVAKARDARGAGPAAAQPPRRPAVTELRLSAFKSHRNAGFALAPLTLFRGASGSGKSSVLQAYEVLARLAGGDGLAEALAPVAGGAPACVPHRARPDAQGRRGFRIGCTVDGPVGPVRLDLAVQAEPEVRVVGERLTGGGRTLLTTALRDPGLPTVEAAWHTAGAVPVTRAPLPDDRLGTALLPLRVAGKTAGQRLVLDAAEQVVVALRSVFPCDPRPELMRTPVAARDGRLRSACDNVAAVLGRTASECSIRHAALVKAADAGCRGRVEGVEARRLDGGFVRAVLARGTEVETALERLGDGELRYLALCLVLLTGPDVLAVEPAAEVLSALQTLTVLADGLDRCLDPCQSRELVELAARMCERGHIRLVGTVGREMAEVASGLPGVSMVDLEA, encoded by the coding sequence ATGTCCGTCGCATCCCACGGCCCGGTCGCGAAGGCGCGTGACGCGCGCGGCGCCGGGCCCGCCGCCGCGCAGCCGCCCCGGCGTCCCGCCGTCACCGAACTGCGGCTCTCCGCCTTCAAGTCGCACCGCAACGCCGGCTTCGCGCTGGCTCCGCTGACCCTCTTCCGGGGCGCCAGCGGCAGCGGGAAGTCCAGTGTGCTCCAGGCCTACGAGGTGCTGGCCCGGCTCGCGGGAGGCGACGGGCTGGCCGAGGCCCTCGCGCCGGTGGCGGGCGGGGCCCCGGCCTGCGTTCCGCACCGGGCCCGCCCGGACGCGCAGGGGAGGCGGGGGTTCCGGATCGGCTGCACGGTCGACGGACCCGTCGGTCCGGTCCGTTTGGACCTGGCCGTACAGGCGGAACCGGAGGTCCGGGTGGTCGGCGAGCGCCTGACGGGCGGCGGGCGGACGCTGTTGACCACGGCGCTGCGCGACCCCGGGCTGCCGACGGTGGAGGCGGCGTGGCACACGGCCGGAGCGGTTCCGGTCACCCGGGCGCCCCTGCCGGACGACCGGCTGGGCACCGCGCTCCTGCCGCTGCGCGTGGCGGGCAAGACGGCGGGGCAGCGGCTGGTGCTCGACGCCGCGGAGCAGGTCGTCGTCGCCCTGCGCTCCGTTTTTCCGTGTGACCCCCGGCCCGAGTTGATGCGGACGCCCGTCGCCGCACGGGACGGCCGGCTGCGGAGCGCCTGTGACAACGTTGCCGCCGTGCTGGGCCGTACGGCGAGCGAGTGCTCGATCCGGCACGCGGCCCTGGTGAAGGCGGCGGACGCGGGCTGCCGGGGCCGGGTCGAGGGGGTGGAGGCACGGAGGCTGGACGGCGGCTTCGTCCGGGCCGTCCTGGCGCGGGGTACGGAGGTCGAGACCGCGCTGGAACGGCTTGGGGACGGCGAACTGCGTTATCTGGCCTTGTGCTTGGTGTTACTGACGGGACCCGATGTACTCGCGGTGGAGCCCGCCGCCGAGGTGCTGTCCGCCCTGCAGACGCTCACCGTGCTGGCGGACGGTCTGGACCGGTGCCTCGACCCTTGCCAGTCACGGGAGTTGGTGGAACTGGCGGCGCGGATGTGCGAGAGGGGGCATATCAGGCTGGTGGGCACGGTGGGGCGGGAGATGGCAGAGGTGGCGTCGGGGCTGCCGGGGGTCTCGATGGTAGACCTGGAGGCATGA
- a CDS encoding cell division protein SepF, protein MNRSEATDEQWEGLAEVVPLRGHHTWPSWSNHRSLPEEEPETEPNQRRLVVLRVQIFADAREVAEHLINGTPVLLDLTSADTDVAKRILDFSSGVVFGLGSGMHRVDTNVFLLAPEGTEVASAYSDRRKNDRLKRFG, encoded by the coding sequence GTGAACAGGTCAGAGGCCACCGACGAGCAGTGGGAGGGGCTGGCCGAGGTCGTGCCCTTGCGCGGTCATCACACCTGGCCGTCCTGGTCCAACCACCGGTCGCTCCCCGAGGAGGAGCCGGAGACGGAACCGAACCAGCGGAGGCTCGTGGTCCTCCGGGTGCAGATCTTCGCGGACGCCCGCGAGGTGGCGGAGCACCTGATCAACGGCACACCCGTGCTCCTCGACCTCACCAGCGCGGACACCGACGTCGCCAAGCGCATCCTCGACTTCTCCAGCGGCGTCGTGTTCGGGCTCGGCAGCGGCATGCACCGCGTCGACACCAATGTCTTCCTGTTGGCGCCCGAAGGCACGGAGGTCGCCTCGGCGTACTCCGATCGTAGGAAGAACGACAGGCTGAAACGGTTTGGCTGA
- a CDS encoding AzlD domain-containing protein, whose protein sequence is MTTLWTILALALGTYLLRLCGPLLHNRFEPSGRVRVALSASATVLLCAMAAVSALTAGHGFAGWARPAGVLVGAVLALRKVSFLIVVVAAAATTASLRLLGVS, encoded by the coding sequence ATGACAACCCTCTGGACCATCCTGGCCCTCGCCCTCGGCACCTACCTCCTCCGCCTCTGCGGCCCCCTCCTGCACAACCGTTTCGAGCCGTCCGGGCGCGTCCGCGTGGCGCTGTCGGCCTCCGCGACCGTCCTGCTCTGCGCCATGGCGGCCGTGTCGGCGCTGACGGCCGGTCATGGCTTCGCGGGCTGGGCGCGCCCCGCCGGTGTCCTCGTCGGCGCCGTGCTGGCGCTCCGGAAGGTCTCGTTTCTGATCGTCGTGGTGGCGGCAGCGGCCACGACCGCGTCACTCCGGTTGCTGGGGGTGAGTTGA
- a CDS encoding AzlC family ABC transporter permease — protein sequence MVRNIGAVGAAMGVVGASFGAIAVSAGQPAWVPLAMSLTVFAGGAQFATLDIVLGGGGAVAAVAAGLLLNARLLVYGLTISDVLALRRPARLLGSHLLVDQAVAFARAERDPARRRAAYFLCGGVLFVTWNAGTLLGALAGRVVGDARALGLDAAEPMVLLALVLPALRETGPRRAASAGVVVALAAAPFLPNGVPVLLALLGLPAALWGVPVSGRSATLVQGATPVQAVPQSQRPPRDPQAPHARKSTDPSAGDLP from the coding sequence GTGGTGCGGAACATAGGGGCGGTGGGCGCGGCGATGGGCGTGGTCGGTGCTTCCTTCGGCGCCATCGCCGTCTCCGCCGGACAGCCCGCCTGGGTGCCGCTGGCCATGTCCCTGACGGTGTTCGCGGGCGGGGCGCAGTTCGCCACGCTCGACATCGTGCTGGGCGGCGGCGGGGCCGTGGCCGCTGTGGCCGCCGGACTCCTGCTCAACGCGCGTCTGCTCGTGTACGGCCTGACTATCTCCGACGTCCTGGCGCTGCGCCGGCCGGCCCGCCTGCTCGGCAGTCACCTTCTGGTCGACCAGGCGGTCGCGTTCGCCCGCGCCGAGCGCGACCCCGCACGGCGCCGGGCGGCCTACTTCCTCTGCGGCGGCGTCCTGTTCGTCACTTGGAACGCGGGCACCCTCCTCGGCGCCCTGGCCGGCCGGGTGGTGGGCGACGCGCGCGCTCTGGGGCTCGACGCCGCCGAACCCATGGTCCTGCTGGCCCTGGTACTTCCCGCGCTGCGGGAAACCGGTCCGCGGCGGGCCGCGTCGGCGGGAGTCGTCGTGGCGCTGGCCGCCGCGCCCTTCCTGCCGAACGGGGTGCCGGTGCTGCTGGCCCTCCTTGGGCTGCCGGCGGCGTTGTGGGGTGTGCCGGTCTCGGGCCGGAGCGCGACGCTCGTACAGGGCGCGACCCCCGTACAGGCTGTCCCGCAGTCCCAGCGACCCCCACGGGACCCGCAGGCACCGCACGCCCGGAAATCCACCGACCCGTCAGCAGGCGACCTCCCATGA
- a CDS encoding helix-turn-helix domain-containing protein, whose amino-acid sequence MDRYSEHASDGRPGRPTRPPLARIAASLRTEREHIGLSLSELAKRAGIAKSTLSQLESGTGNPSVETLWALSVALDVPFSRLVDPPRPRVTVLRLGEGAAVPSEHADYTATLLASCPPHARRDLYVLRVEPGAPKASDPHSPGTTEHAVIASGRALIGLSDEPLELGPGDYISYPGDVPHICQALEAGTTIVMVMEHT is encoded by the coding sequence GTGGACCGCTATAGCGAACACGCCTCGGACGGCCGGCCGGGGCGGCCGACCCGCCCGCCGCTGGCCCGCATCGCCGCCTCGCTCCGGACGGAACGCGAGCACATCGGACTGTCGCTGTCGGAGCTGGCCAAGCGCGCCGGCATCGCCAAGTCCACGCTGTCCCAACTGGAGTCGGGCACGGGCAACCCGAGCGTGGAGACACTGTGGGCGCTCAGCGTGGCCCTGGACGTCCCGTTCAGCAGGCTCGTGGATCCGCCCCGGCCCCGGGTCACCGTGCTCCGCCTCGGCGAGGGCGCCGCCGTGCCGTCGGAGCACGCGGACTACACCGCGACCCTCCTCGCCTCCTGCCCGCCCCACGCCCGCCGCGACCTCTACGTGCTGCGGGTGGAACCGGGCGCCCCGAAGGCGTCGGATCCCCACTCCCCCGGGACGACGGAGCATGCCGTGATCGCGTCGGGGAGGGCGCTGATCGGCCTCAGCGACGAGCCGCTGGAGCTCGGACCCGGCGACTACATCAGCTACCCGGGCGACGTTCCGCACATCTGTCAGGCCCTGGAGGCCGGCACGACCATCGTCATGGTCATGGAGCACACCTGA
- a CDS encoding glycosyltransferase family 9 protein, whose protein sequence is MTSFGSGQRAAGSGQRAAGSGQRAAGSGQRAAGSGQRAAGSGQRGPEACVLFAVRSAGALHRLLDVIPVFDGDERVVSRFTLVPGSDFDVDALAALDRSGARFVTWDDARSSAHDLVLTASPKGAIRVLSGPHVLLPHGAGFNKALPDEGSPRLPSGLDPHYLLVDGRPWAALHALAHGDQLDRLAEHCPPAAARATVVGDPTLDRLLASLPHRDDYRAALGTGERRLVVLTSTWGRESLLERRPELPAALARALPHDAYQLALVLHPNEHSRLGSYDLTRHLAPALRAGTVLAGPHEEWAALLIACDAVVTDHGSTALYAAALGRPVIGAYDGGHELIPGTPMAALLERAPRLTDPAGLEAALREASAQEVRKCADAAFDLPGESLPRLRDALYRLLDLRPRPVPVRPRPLPAPRRPAAPNGPAAYAVRTRVTGRRVAVERFPADTPLPIHYLAVESPHAGPRETQSAAVLWRRSRPAAGTPHSSTWTAGGWTARMLDDLPYCGTAAAILTPERCLLRHRTAGTFRVHVEPHRADGRVMRADPAAVVSAVHAWLASRPEPAAPDPVPVTLVCDVGTFSVRAVVTRADDSDRDHEL, encoded by the coding sequence ATGACAAGCTTTGGCAGCGGGCAGCGGGCAGCGGGCAGCGGGCAGCGGGCAGCGGGCAGCGGGCAGCGGGCAGCGGGCAGCGGGCAGCGGGCAGCGGGCAGCGGGCAGCGGGCAGCGGGCAGCGGGCAGCGGGGGCCGGAGGCGTGTGTGCTGTTCGCCGTCCGGTCGGCCGGCGCCCTGCACCGGCTCCTTGACGTCATCCCGGTCTTCGACGGCGATGAACGCGTCGTCAGCCGCTTCACACTCGTCCCCGGTTCGGACTTCGACGTGGACGCCCTCGCCGCCCTGGACCGCTCCGGCGCCCGGTTCGTCACCTGGGACGACGCCCGCTCCAGCGCCCACGACCTGGTCCTGACCGCGAGCCCCAAAGGCGCGATCCGCGTCCTCTCAGGGCCGCACGTGCTGCTGCCGCACGGCGCCGGCTTCAACAAGGCGCTGCCCGACGAGGGTTCGCCGCGCCTGCCGTCCGGCCTCGACCCCCACTACCTGCTCGTCGACGGCAGGCCCTGGGCCGCCCTCCACGCGCTCGCGCACGGCGACCAGCTCGACCGCCTCGCCGAGCACTGCCCGCCGGCCGCCGCACGGGCCACGGTCGTGGGCGACCCGACGCTCGACCGCCTCCTCGCCTCGCTCCCCCACCGAGACGACTACCGCGCCGCCCTGGGCACCGGGGAGCGCCGCCTCGTCGTCCTCACCTCCACCTGGGGCCGCGAGTCGCTGCTGGAGCGGCGGCCGGAGCTGCCCGCCGCGCTCGCGCGCGCCCTCCCCCACGACGCGTACCAGCTCGCGCTCGTCCTGCACCCCAACGAGCACAGCCGACTCGGTTCGTACGACCTCACCCGGCACCTGGCGCCCGCCCTGCGCGCGGGCACGGTCCTGGCCGGGCCGCACGAGGAGTGGGCCGCCCTGCTGATCGCCTGCGACGCCGTGGTCACCGACCACGGCTCCACGGCGCTCTACGCCGCCGCCCTCGGCCGGCCCGTCATCGGCGCCTACGACGGCGGGCACGAGCTCATACCGGGCACCCCGATGGCCGCGCTGCTCGAACGGGCACCCCGGCTGACGGACCCGGCCGGCCTGGAGGCGGCGCTGCGGGAGGCATCGGCGCAGGAGGTCCGCAAGTGCGCCGACGCCGCGTTCGACCTGCCGGGCGAGTCGCTCCCGCGGCTCCGCGACGCGCTGTACCGGCTGCTGGACCTCCGGCCACGGCCGGTACCGGTACGGCCGCGCCCCCTGCCGGCCCCGAGGAGGCCGGCGGCGCCGAACGGCCCGGCGGCCTACGCGGTACGGACCCGGGTGACCGGCCGCCGGGTCGCCGTCGAACGCTTCCCCGCCGACACCCCTCTCCCGATTCACTACTTGGCCGTCGAGTCCCCGCACGCCGGGCCGCGCGAGACGCAGAGCGCGGCGGTGCTGTGGCGCCGCTCCCGGCCCGCCGCCGGAACCCCGCACTCGAGTACGTGGACGGCGGGCGGCTGGACGGCCCGGATGCTGGACGACTTGCCGTATTGCGGCACCGCGGCCGCGATCCTCACACCGGAACGGTGCCTGCTGCGGCACCGCACGGCGGGAACGTTCCGCGTCCACGTCGAGCCGCACCGGGCCGACGGGCGCGTCATGCGCGCGGATCCGGCGGCGGTGGTCTCGGCTGTCCACGCGTGGTTGGCCAGCCGGCCGGAGCCCGCAGCTCCGGATCCCGTCCCGGTCACGCTGGTGTGCGACGTCGGCACGTTCTCCGTCCGCGCCGTCGTGACGCGGGCCGACGACTCCGACCGCGACCACGAGCTCTGA
- a CDS encoding tetratricopeptide repeat protein, with protein sequence MADDTYNSVDGQARMDAVVQARDIGEVHQHVHAAPPPLPSVPRQLPPAIAHFEDRRDEQESILRVLDGRSGAGGGPLVVTLTGIGGVGKTALGFHVARRISDRFPDGVLYVDLDDLRRDGVVEDADALGELLSGLGVAAEWLNRPSYGRKKQYWSLTQDRRLLVVVDNARFRNEVMPLLPSSDAGLVIVTSQERLHDLEGVATLEVPMSPLAVEDAVRLLRHIVDDARLTEEPDAAVELARGCGGLPVALHVAGRWVRRHRRRSLSRLVAELSAELHEKGVPMVEAIWDAAYEGLGAEAARLYRLLPEFPAPVLTVPAATALLGGGRKAAEDALEELEDAGLLESRPEGPGIHDLVREHAERRSREEDPAGGSRQQGRERLVRWYRRQAILADGLAAGPRMTFAEAGDALPGVPDVEFAGKAAALRWMESHRLALYGCVRVAYESGLDEDAWALCEPLWTHFLDHPHYADVTDAFGRGLAAAQRLERLPAAIRMRCQLARPLWEQGRYEEAAEQLRHAVSAAGALGDSADERKLKASVVEFRGKLASVQGDWASAVADFESARREHAAIGNAYGVMLQTYLLGGAAIDMGEHERAVDLLTDAHRMARELGRERMTARTGFALGRALRRAGRPAEAVALVRAALDSARRRGSTSDEARVLEELARLADEVGETEEAEEHRAAARLLAERCGGVPSS encoded by the coding sequence GTGGCCGACGATACGTACAACAGCGTGGACGGGCAGGCACGGATGGACGCGGTCGTTCAGGCCCGCGATATCGGTGAGGTGCATCAGCATGTTCACGCTGCCCCACCGCCCTTGCCATCGGTTCCCCGGCAGTTGCCGCCCGCGATCGCGCACTTCGAGGATCGGCGGGACGAGCAGGAGAGCATCCTGCGGGTCCTGGACGGGCGTTCGGGTGCTGGGGGCGGCCCGCTGGTCGTCACACTGACCGGAATCGGTGGAGTGGGCAAGACGGCGCTGGGGTTCCATGTCGCCCGGCGGATCAGCGACCGGTTTCCGGACGGCGTGCTGTATGTCGACCTGGACGACCTGCGCCGGGACGGGGTGGTCGAGGACGCGGACGCCCTGGGTGAACTGCTGTCCGGGCTCGGGGTCGCCGCCGAGTGGCTGAATCGGCCGTCCTATGGGCGTAAGAAGCAGTACTGGTCGCTGACGCAGGATAGGCGTCTCCTCGTGGTGGTGGACAACGCGCGGTTCCGCAACGAGGTCATGCCGCTGCTTCCGTCCTCGGACGCCGGCCTGGTGATCGTGACAAGTCAGGAACGGCTGCACGACTTGGAGGGTGTGGCCACGCTGGAGGTGCCGATGAGTCCATTGGCTGTCGAAGACGCGGTGCGGCTGCTGCGGCACATCGTCGACGACGCACGGCTGACGGAGGAACCGGACGCCGCCGTCGAGCTGGCGCGCGGGTGCGGCGGGCTGCCGGTGGCGCTGCACGTGGCCGGCCGGTGGGTTCGCAGACACCGGCGGCGTAGCCTGTCCCGGCTGGTCGCGGAGCTCTCGGCGGAGTTGCACGAGAAGGGCGTCCCGATGGTGGAGGCGATTTGGGACGCGGCGTACGAGGGGCTGGGTGCGGAGGCGGCGCGGTTGTACCGGCTGCTGCCGGAGTTCCCCGCTCCGGTCCTGACGGTTCCGGCCGCCACCGCCCTGCTGGGCGGCGGCCGGAAGGCGGCCGAGGACGCCCTGGAGGAACTGGAGGATGCGGGCCTTCTGGAGAGCCGGCCCGAAGGGCCCGGCATCCACGACCTGGTGCGTGAACACGCCGAACGCCGGTCCCGCGAGGAGGACCCCGCCGGAGGCAGTCGGCAGCAGGGCCGCGAACGGCTCGTCCGCTGGTACCGGCGTCAGGCGATCCTCGCGGATGGCCTGGCGGCGGGTCCGAGGATGACGTTCGCCGAGGCCGGCGACGCCCTCCCCGGCGTCCCCGACGTCGAGTTCGCCGGGAAGGCGGCGGCGCTGCGGTGGATGGAGTCCCATCGGCTCGCCCTGTACGGCTGCGTCAGGGTCGCCTACGAGAGCGGGCTCGACGAGGACGCGTGGGCGCTGTGCGAACCGCTGTGGACCCACTTCCTCGACCATCCGCACTACGCGGACGTCACCGACGCCTTCGGCAGGGGACTGGCCGCCGCGCAGCGCCTCGAACGCCTGCCGGCGGCGATCCGCATGCGCTGCCAGTTGGCCCGGCCCCTGTGGGAGCAGGGGCGGTACGAGGAGGCGGCCGAGCAGCTGCGGCACGCGGTGAGCGCCGCCGGTGCCCTCGGTGACTCGGCCGACGAACGGAAGCTCAAGGCGTCCGTCGTGGAGTTCCGCGGCAAGCTGGCGTCTGTCCAGGGCGACTGGGCGTCCGCCGTCGCCGACTTCGAGAGCGCCCGCCGGGAACACGCGGCCATCGGGAACGCCTACGGCGTCATGCTCCAGACGTACCTGCTCGGGGGCGCCGCCATCGACATGGGCGAGCACGAGCGGGCGGTCGACCTGCTCACGGACGCGCACCGCATGGCACGGGAGCTGGGCAGGGAGCGTATGACCGCGCGTACCGGCTTCGCGCTCGGGCGCGCGCTGCGCCGCGCCGGGCGGCCGGCGGAGGCGGTCGCGCTGGTCCGGGCCGCTCTGGACAGTGCCCGGCGGCGCGGTTCGACCAGCGACGAGGCGCGGGTCCTGGAGGAACTCGCCCGGCTCGCCGACGAGGTGGGGGAGACGGAGGAGGCGGAAGAGCACCGGGCGGCGGCGCGTCTGCTGGCCGAACGCTGTGGTGGGGTGCCGAGTTCGTAG